One stretch of Halapricum desulfuricans DNA includes these proteins:
- a CDS encoding cysteine desulfurase translates to MSESGALDVERIREDFPVLEREFDGTQLVYLDNAATTQTPEQVIDAISDYYREYNANVHRGLHHLSQEASIAYEQAHDRVAEFIGAAGREEIVFTKNTTESENLVAYAWGLRELGPDDTVVLTEMEHHASLVTWQQIADRTGAEVAYIRIDEDGRLDMDHAREVIDDDTAMLSAVHVSNTLGTINPVADLVDLAHDHDALAFIDGAQAVPNRPVDVEAIDADFYAFSGHKMAGPTGIGVLYGKRHLLDSMEPFLYGGDMIEKVTFEESRWNELPWKFEAGTPSIAQGIALAEACDYLDAIGMDRIARHENELAQYTLERFAEFEDIETFGPPAGEKRGGLVSFNLESVHAHDLSSILNDYAVAIRAGDHCTQPLHDKLGVAATARASFYVYNTREEIDVLVEAIDDARQLFG, encoded by the coding sequence GTGAGCGAATCCGGAGCGCTCGACGTCGAGCGCATCCGCGAGGACTTCCCCGTGCTGGAACGCGAGTTCGACGGGACACAACTCGTCTACCTGGACAACGCGGCGACCACTCAGACCCCGGAGCAAGTGATCGACGCGATCTCCGACTACTACCGGGAGTACAACGCCAACGTCCACCGCGGGCTCCACCATCTCAGTCAGGAGGCCTCGATCGCCTACGAGCAAGCCCACGACCGCGTCGCCGAGTTCATCGGCGCAGCGGGACGTGAGGAAATCGTCTTCACGAAAAACACGACCGAGAGCGAGAACCTCGTCGCCTACGCGTGGGGACTGCGAGAACTCGGCCCGGACGATACGGTCGTCCTGACCGAGATGGAACACCACGCGTCGCTGGTCACCTGGCAGCAGATCGCCGATCGAACCGGTGCGGAGGTCGCGTACATCCGGATCGACGAGGACGGTCGCCTCGACATGGACCACGCGCGTGAAGTGATCGACGACGACACCGCAATGCTGTCGGCGGTTCACGTCTCGAACACGCTGGGGACGATCAACCCCGTCGCCGACCTCGTGGACCTGGCCCACGATCACGACGCGCTGGCCTTCATCGACGGGGCGCAGGCTGTCCCGAACCGTCCGGTCGACGTCGAGGCCATCGACGCCGATTTCTACGCCTTCTCGGGGCACAAGATGGCCGGCCCGACCGGGATCGGCGTCCTCTACGGCAAACGGCACCTGCTCGACTCGATGGAGCCGTTCCTCTATGGCGGCGACATGATCGAGAAGGTCACCTTCGAGGAGTCCCGCTGGAACGAACTCCCCTGGAAGTTCGAGGCCGGAACGCCATCCATCGCCCAGGGGATCGCGCTGGCGGAGGCGTGTGACTACCTCGACGCGATCGGGATGGACCGGATCGCCCGCCACGAGAACGAACTCGCCCAGTACACCCTCGAACGATTTGCGGAGTTCGAGGACATCGAGACCTTCGGCCCGCCCGCCGGCGAGAAACGGGGCGGGCTGGTCTCGTTCAACCTCGAGTCCGTCCACGCCCACGACCTGTCCTCGATTCTCAACGACTACGCCGTCGCGATTCGGGCCGGGGATCACTGCACCCAGCCGCTGCACGACAAACTCGGCGTCGCCGCGACCGCGCGGGCGTCGTTCTACGTGTACAACACCCGCGAGGAGATCGACGTGCTGGTCGAGGCGATCGACGACGCGCGCCAGTTGTTCGGCTAG
- a CDS encoding DUF7563 family protein: protein MPECQNCGAFVTKDYARVFTPRGVDNPRVCPQCEDKLRDGAEIREARSPRHS, encoded by the coding sequence ATGCCAGAATGCCAGAACTGTGGTGCGTTCGTGACTAAAGACTACGCACGGGTGTTCACGCCGCGTGGGGTTGACAATCCGCGTGTCTGTCCGCAATGTGAGGACAAGTTACGCGACGGGGCCGAGATACGGGAGGCGCGATCGCCGCGCCACTCCTGA
- a CDS encoding ArsR/SmtB family transcription factor, whose protein sequence is MPGDDRSIEEILDTIGDQHARRVLAAVSREPKSAKELSEECDLSLPTVYRRIEMLEEYDLISDRTLVAEDGNHYKVFESNFESTVISLEDDQYQVRIYRTENLPDRFSQLWDELGSE, encoded by the coding sequence GTGCCAGGGGACGACCGAAGCATCGAGGAGATTCTGGATACGATCGGGGACCAGCACGCTCGGCGCGTCCTCGCGGCTGTCAGCCGCGAGCCGAAGTCCGCGAAGGAACTCAGCGAGGAGTGTGACCTCTCGCTGCCGACGGTCTATCGCCGCATCGAGATGCTCGAGGAGTACGACCTGATCTCCGATCGGACACTGGTCGCCGAGGACGGCAACCACTACAAGGTCTTCGAGTCGAACTTCGAGAGCACCGTGATCTCGCTGGAAGACGATCAGTATCAGGTGCGGATCTACCGCACTGAGAACCTGCCCGACCGCTTCAGCCAGCTCTGGGACGAACTCGGCTCCGAGTGA
- a CDS encoding UvrD-helicase domain-containing protein: MTDANPQIVRLFGGPGSGKTTALLDRVEELLEDDDVDVRDVLVVSYTRAAAAEIRDRLAERLDISPRALKGNVSTMHAKAYELLNLSRGDVVGEDDKQEFCESYGLEFEDEYEGSRRRSARSTTIGNKIIATSQWLQRTRREVADWYDVPFKWDEETVRLPPEIDDNAQTGNKYTPTWPSDDDRIDVPEAIRGWRSYKGEQGLVGFADMLERVKQRSLLPNVDYLIIDEFQDITTLQYDVYEEWKPHMQKVLIAGDDDQVVYAWQGADPDLLLDEDVTDDEILPNSYRLPSRILNVVDREVSHIDKRQEKDLNPRKEGGTVEAVSGPSMLDLARNVKATIEEDEDGTAMVLFRARYQMFQFIDEFIDEGIPFQCLTDQRMWTDRLTQYVRGIENLARGEQLTALQARRLADMLADSAFGTGERDDLFDAIDEITDDEETDDLQEIYVEPDLIEDHAPFAPDPVAAADMLRKVTSFQERSVDAYFGGDYEGMDPDRLRLGTIHSAKGREADHVFVATDLTEKVVEQMAATVEQEDIDVPGVEEFTKHTSPVPTLTDNERRVFYVGMSRARERLVILENLVDGAPTLPVDVLLNNEPTDADLETLLAEAQEIAPVQ; encoded by the coding sequence ATGACTGACGCGAATCCCCAGATCGTCCGCCTGTTCGGCGGACCGGGGAGCGGGAAGACCACGGCACTGCTCGACCGCGTCGAGGAGTTGCTCGAGGACGACGACGTCGACGTTCGGGACGTGCTGGTGGTCTCCTATACCCGTGCGGCCGCAGCAGAGATCCGGGATCGACTCGCGGAACGGCTCGACATCTCGCCACGTGCCCTGAAGGGCAACGTGAGCACGATGCATGCGAAAGCCTACGAGTTGCTCAACCTCTCGCGAGGGGACGTCGTCGGTGAAGACGACAAACAGGAGTTCTGTGAGAGCTACGGGCTGGAGTTCGAAGACGAGTACGAGGGGTCGCGCCGTCGCTCGGCCCGGTCGACGACGATCGGCAACAAGATCATCGCGACCAGCCAGTGGCTCCAGCGGACCCGCCGGGAGGTCGCCGACTGGTACGACGTCCCTTTCAAGTGGGACGAGGAGACCGTCCGTCTGCCCCCGGAAATCGACGACAACGCCCAGACGGGCAACAAGTACACGCCGACCTGGCCCAGCGACGACGACCGGATCGACGTGCCCGAGGCGATCCGCGGCTGGCGGTCCTACAAGGGCGAGCAGGGGCTGGTCGGGTTCGCGGACATGCTCGAGCGGGTCAAACAGCGGTCGCTGTTACCGAACGTCGACTATCTGATCATCGACGAGTTCCAGGACATCACGACTCTGCAGTACGACGTCTACGAGGAGTGGAAACCCCACATGCAGAAGGTCCTGATCGCCGGCGACGACGACCAGGTCGTCTACGCCTGGCAAGGGGCCGACCCGGACCTGCTGCTCGACGAGGACGTGACCGACGACGAGATTCTGCCCAACTCCTATCGACTTCCCTCCCGGATTCTCAACGTCGTCGACCGCGAGGTGAGCCACATCGACAAGCGCCAGGAGAAAGACCTCAACCCGCGCAAGGAGGGGGGGACCGTCGAGGCCGTCTCCGGGCCCTCGATGCTCGATCTGGCGCGCAACGTCAAGGCGACGATCGAGGAGGACGAAGACGGGACGGCGATGGTGCTGTTCCGGGCGCGCTACCAGATGTTCCAGTTCATCGACGAGTTCATCGACGAGGGGATCCCCTTCCAGTGCCTGACTGACCAGCGGATGTGGACCGACCGGCTCACACAGTACGTCCGGGGGATCGAGAACCTCGCTCGCGGCGAGCAACTGACGGCGCTGCAGGCAAGGCGGCTGGCGGACATGCTGGCCGACTCGGCGTTCGGGACCGGCGAGCGCGACGACTTATTCGACGCGATCGACGAGATCACCGACGACGAGGAGACCGACGACCTGCAGGAGATCTACGTCGAACCGGACCTGATCGAGGACCACGCGCCGTTCGCGCCCGATCCGGTCGCGGCGGCCGACATGCTCCGGAAGGTGACGAGCTTTCAGGAGCGCAGCGTCGACGCGTACTTCGGCGGCGACTACGAGGGGATGGACCCGGACCGGTTGCGACTCGGCACGATCCACTCCGCGAAGGGTCGAGAGGCCGATCACGTCTTCGTCGCGACCGATCTCACCGAGAAGGTCGTCGAGCAGATGGCCGCGACCGTCGAACAGGAAGACATCGACGTCCCGGGCGTCGAGGAGTTCACCAAGCACACCTCGCCCGTCCCGACGCTGACGGACAACGAACGGCGCGTCTTCTACGTCGGGATGTCACGGGCCCGCGAGCGGCTGGTCATCCTCGAGAACCTCGTCGACGGCGCGCCGACGCTGCCGGTCGACGTGCTGCTCAACAACGAGCCGACCGACGCCGACCTCGAAACGTTGCTCGCTGAGGCACAGGAAATCGCCCCGGTGCAGTAA
- a CDS encoding DUF7521 family protein, translating to MADITVWIARGVLMLLRLGLFGLSLGLTVISFQAYRSQGTERLQYAFIGFAFISMGVAVSNVVGQIGWMTETAELVRIFFQASETIPFIVGFAMLYLSLYR from the coding sequence ATGGCCGATATCACCGTCTGGATTGCGCGGGGCGTGCTGATGCTTCTCCGTCTCGGGCTGTTCGGCCTGTCGCTGGGACTGACGGTCATCAGCTTTCAGGCCTACCGCTCACAGGGGACTGAGCGACTCCAGTACGCATTTATCGGGTTCGCGTTCATCAGTATGGGCGTGGCCGTCAGCAACGTCGTCGGCCAGATCGGCTGGATGACCGAGACGGCCGAACTCGTCCGGATCTTCTTTCAGGCGTCCGAGACGATCCCCTTCATCGTCGGGTTCGCGATGCTGTATCTCTCGCTGTATCGGTGA
- a CDS encoding AI-2E family transporter, with protein sequence MNLSKGFVLSLVAILLVLSALLILPFLQYVLGAILLAYVLYPLQTRLEAYVSPMVAALSLVILAVAGFVAPFVVVLAKVVTSAERIVNDFDADSMQIGVVESWIEELTGQEIDLAGELVNSGREIGTIVFERSIQAFGTITFHLVGTALALFLVYYLLKDGDDLLDWLDRTVPLPTGIQRELYDEINNVMWGVLFGHVSVAVVQGAVAGVGLVATGVPNAVFWTAVMIVLAMVPLVGAIPVWGGAVVYLYLTSEPLLAVGLFVYSVVVVGLTDDYLRPFAVDRYAKLNPAVILLGILGGAYAFGIMGLFFGPVVLGALKAALRVGLDNWSHIDERDIG encoded by the coding sequence GTGAACCTCAGCAAGGGATTTGTCCTCAGCCTCGTCGCCATTCTCCTCGTGCTATCAGCGCTGCTGATCCTGCCGTTTCTCCAGTACGTTCTCGGCGCTATCCTCCTCGCGTACGTGCTCTATCCGCTGCAGACACGTCTCGAAGCGTACGTATCGCCAATGGTCGCCGCACTCTCGCTCGTGATTCTGGCAGTCGCGGGATTCGTCGCTCCGTTCGTGGTGGTCCTCGCGAAGGTCGTGACGAGTGCCGAGAGGATCGTGAACGACTTCGACGCTGATTCGATGCAGATCGGGGTGGTCGAATCCTGGATTGAGGAACTCACCGGACAGGAGATCGATCTCGCCGGAGAGCTCGTCAACTCAGGGCGGGAAATCGGGACGATCGTATTCGAACGGTCGATCCAGGCGTTCGGTACCATCACCTTTCATCTCGTCGGGACCGCGCTAGCGCTCTTTCTCGTCTACTACCTTCTCAAAGACGGTGACGACCTGCTCGACTGGCTCGACCGAACGGTCCCCCTCCCGACCGGCATCCAGCGCGAGCTCTACGACGAGATCAACAACGTGATGTGGGGAGTCCTCTTCGGGCACGTCTCCGTCGCCGTCGTCCAGGGTGCCGTCGCCGGCGTGGGACTCGTCGCCACTGGCGTTCCCAATGCGGTGTTTTGGACGGCCGTCATGATTGTTCTCGCAATGGTTCCACTCGTCGGAGCGATCCCCGTCTGGGGCGGGGCTGTCGTCTACCTGTATCTCACAAGTGAGCCGTTGCTCGCCGTCGGACTGTTCGTCTATAGCGTCGTCGTGGTCGGGCTTACCGACGACTACCTTCGTCCGTTCGCCGTCGACAGGTACGCCAAGCTCAACCCTGCTGTGATCCTCCTCGGCATCCTCGGCGGGGCGTACGCGTTCGGGATCATGGGACTGTTCTTCGGCCCCGTCGTCCTCGGGGCACTCAAAGCCGCGCTCCGCGTCGGCCTTGACAACTGGTCGCATATCGACGAGCGTGATATCGGCTGA
- a CDS encoding DUF7548 family protein produces the protein MTDSRRTPATAGMLACLLVVAALAVPYAITDARTVGLYYESGAVNPLIAGLLAVVSLVVFAAGSRDRTDPALAAGVTLTFGVFIALVTAVWALTYGYGIVGSSLARHRWGLLAAAATVPLAGGWYAYALGLFGGEDAKGP, from the coding sequence ATGACTGACTCGCGTCGAACGCCCGCGACCGCCGGCATGCTGGCCTGCCTGCTGGTAGTCGCGGCCCTCGCGGTACCGTACGCGATCACCGACGCGCGAACGGTCGGGCTGTACTACGAGTCCGGGGCGGTCAATCCCCTGATCGCGGGGCTGTTAGCAGTCGTCTCACTGGTCGTGTTCGCTGCCGGCTCCCGTGACCGGACCGACCCCGCGCTGGCGGCGGGCGTGACCCTGACCTTCGGCGTCTTCATCGCCCTCGTGACCGCCGTGTGGGCGCTCACCTACGGGTACGGGATCGTCGGATCGTCGCTCGCCCGGCATCGCTGGGGTCTGCTCGCCGCGGCGGCGACCGTCCCGCTGGCGGGAGGCTGGTACGCGTACGCGCTGGGGCTTTTCGGGGGCGAGGATGCGAAAGGCCCTTAA
- a CDS encoding DUF5798 family protein → MGFGDTAKKLQKVSSIAEDSYKRMNELREQLAQLRSEVESTSEQVDQMEYDLAEQRALLEALAEQQGLDVDAIVAEANIEDLDAENAEVDSDRSAESDSDTQ, encoded by the coding sequence ATGGGATTCGGAGACACCGCCAAGAAACTGCAGAAGGTCTCCTCGATCGCCGAGGACAGCTACAAGCGGATGAACGAACTCCGGGAGCAACTCGCGCAGCTGCGAAGCGAAGTCGAATCGACCAGCGAGCAGGTCGATCAGATGGAGTACGACCTGGCCGAACAGCGCGCGCTCCTCGAGGCGCTGGCCGAACAGCAAGGGCTCGACGTCGACGCGATCGTCGCCGAGGCCAACATCGAGGACCTCGACGCCGAGAACGCCGAAGTCGACAGCGACCGATCGGCGGAGTCGGACAGCGACACTCAGTGA